In a genomic window of Microcoleus sp. AS-A8:
- a CDS encoding DUF3148 domain-containing protein, producing the protein MSKEFAVGDRVRVIALPRYVKTAESMPMLRPPNVIQIGEEGVILDRRPGGYWGVRFTKGAFLMESQYIESVDAASTTPQKHEPLPESSET; encoded by the coding sequence ATGTCTAAGGAATTTGCTGTTGGCGATCGCGTTCGGGTGATCGCACTACCACGCTACGTCAAGACGGCTGAATCCATGCCGATGCTACGACCCCCAAATGTCATTCAGATCGGGGAAGAGGGTGTCATTCTTGATCGGCGTCCTGGGGGATACTGGGGTGTTCGCTTTACCAAAGGGGCGTTTCTGATGGAAAGTCAGTACATTGAGTCGGTCGATGCCGCCTCAACAACTCCCCAAAAGCATGAGCCGCTACCAGAATCCTCCGAAACTTAA
- a CDS encoding undecaprenyl/decaprenyl-phosphate alpha-N-acetylglucosaminyl 1-phosphate transferase, producing the protein MNFYDLLRSLGIADPSGTGWLAVVFTFALAWGVTWRFIPAVRSFALRVGWADQPNARRLNREPLPNAGGLAIYAGVVAALILASLLRPIVIEGVLAEVLSILLGGSILVLVGFIDDQFGLPPLFRLLTQILSALLLVANHSGIEATLGTPIDPLFSVVLTVLWVVGITNAINLMDGMDGLAGGVSFITAMSLLAVSAQFPTRAAATLLLAALGGAALGFLRHNFHPSHIIMGDAGAYFFGYVLAATSILGNLKVTTVFALVPPVLFLLLPVLDTTQVFIRRLMAGKNPLSTPGKDHLHHRLLALGLSQRRTAITLWGLTGVANWLAMKLQGMTPIVIHATMASIVMLLSFTVWQRMRNLASKSP; encoded by the coding sequence ATGAATTTTTACGACTTGCTTCGGTCTCTCGGCATCGCCGACCCCAGTGGAACTGGCTGGCTGGCGGTGGTTTTCACCTTTGCGTTAGCTTGGGGGGTAACTTGGCGTTTTATTCCAGCAGTTCGCTCTTTTGCCTTACGGGTTGGTTGGGCTGACCAACCTAACGCTAGGCGACTGAACCGAGAGCCTTTACCCAATGCAGGTGGATTAGCTATCTACGCCGGAGTCGTTGCTGCACTGATACTGGCAAGCCTGTTAAGACCTATTGTGATTGAAGGGGTCTTAGCTGAAGTCCTGAGCATTCTTCTGGGCGGCTCAATCTTGGTACTAGTGGGCTTCATTGATGACCAATTTGGGCTACCCCCCCTATTTCGCCTGTTGACTCAGATTCTTTCGGCACTTTTGCTAGTCGCCAATCACAGTGGTATTGAAGCCACCTTGGGTACTCCAATAGACCCCTTGTTCTCCGTGGTTCTCACCGTACTTTGGGTTGTGGGAATTACCAACGCCATCAATTTAATGGATGGGATGGACGGATTAGCTGGGGGAGTGAGCTTTATCACCGCCATGAGCCTTTTGGCGGTTTCAGCCCAATTTCCCACGCGTGCCGCCGCTACCTTGCTTTTAGCCGCACTGGGAGGGGCAGCACTCGGCTTTTTGCGGCATAATTTCCATCCGTCCCACATCATTATGGGAGATGCGGGAGCTTACTTCTTCGGTTACGTGCTGGCGGCAACTAGTATCTTAGGCAACCTAAAAGTGACTACAGTATTTGCTCTGGTGCCCCCAGTTCTGTTTTTGCTGTTGCCCGTACTGGATACCACCCAGGTCTTTATCCGGCGACTGATGGCGGGAAAAAATCCCCTCAGTACCCCTGGGAAAGACCACTTACATCACCGCTTGTTAGCCTTGGGATTATCCCAACGCCGTACCGCCATAACTCTTTGGGGGTTGACTGGGGTCGCCAACTGGTTGGCGATGAAACTGCAAGGCATGACTCCCATCGTGATTCATGCGACCATGGCCAGCATCGTTATGCTATTAAGCTTTACGGTTTGGCAAAGGATGCGGAATTTAGCCTCGAAGTCTCCCTAA